A single region of the Nicotiana sylvestris chromosome 6, ASM39365v2, whole genome shotgun sequence genome encodes:
- the LOC138871103 gene encoding secreted RxLR effector protein 161-like: MNQKLTSVYYDTWLHNHNVIADEKLKDPSIYQGLVGRLLYLTMTRPDLAFAVQVLSQFMHCPKDPHLEYALRVVKYTMAEPGLGVLMPAESISKLTAYCDLDWGACVETKRSVTGYLVKFGGSLISWKSNKQENVFRSSVEAEFRSMASCTAEITWLVGMFKELGIHVDLPVQLMCDNKPSIEITANPISHERTKHIDINYHFVRERIIHGLIKTEHVSTKEKLAHLLIKGLGKAQHDYLLRNLGVKNLFQPSA, from the coding sequence ATGAACCAAAAACTGACCTCTGTGTACTATGATACTTGGTTGCACAATCACAATGTAATTGCAGATGAAAAACTAAAGGATCCTAGTATCTATCAGGGACTAGTGGGAAGACTACTATACCTTACCATGACTAGACCAGACCTGGCATTTGCAGTTCAAGTTCTCAGCCAATTTATGCATTGTCCTAAAGATCCTCACTTAGAATATGCTCTCAGAGTGGTGAAATATACCATGGCAGAACCTGGCCTAGGAGTTCTAATGCCTGCAGAGAGCATAAGCAAGCTAACAGCCTATTGTGACTTAGATTGGGGAGCTTGTGTGGAGACAAAAAGGTCGGTTACAGGTTATCTAGTGAAATTTGGTGGTTCCCTTATCTCTTGGAAGTCAAATAAGCAAGAAAATGTTTTTAGGAGCTCGGTTGAAGCTGAATTTAGAAGCATGGCATCATGCACTGCTGAGATTACTTGGCTTGTGGGGATGTTTAAAGAACTGGGAATTCATGTGGATTTACCTGTTCAGCTGATGTGTGATAACAAACCTTCAATAGAAATTACAGCAAATCCAATTTCCCAtgaaagaactaagcatattgaTATAAACTATCACTTTGTAAGAGAGAGGATCATACATGGCTTGATTAAGACAGAGCATGTATCTACAAAGGAGAAACTGGCACACCTGCTTATAAAAGGCTTGGGCAAAGCACAACATGACTATCTACTAAGAAATCTTGGAGTGAAGAACCTATTTCAACCATCAGCTTAA